Proteins from a genomic interval of Ficedula albicollis isolate OC2 chromosome 9, FicAlb1.5, whole genome shotgun sequence:
- the NMNAT3 gene encoding nicotinamide/nicotinic acid mononucleotide adenylyltransferase 3 isoform X3 codes for MNAYPPPYRRRYQVIEGIMSPVSDNYGKKGLVSARHRVAMAKLALETSDWIRVDPWESEQDTWTETVKVLRHHYNEALRAFQTKKEFMRDRHPTESSTEDSLSCQQPVLPELKLLCGADFLQTFKTPNLWKEEDIKEIVEKFGLVCVSRAGSDPSQFIQESDLLSKYQHNIFLVREWIQNEISATQIRSALCRGLSVKYLIPDSVIAYIAQHNVYTAESERSNEGQLLQPLRLPNTTINL; via the exons gaagATATCAGGTGATTGAAGGCATAATGTCTCCTGTCAGTGATAACTATGGGAAGAAAGGCTTGGTGTCAGCAAGGCACCGGGTGGCGATGGCCAAACTGGCCCTGGAGACGTCGGACTGGATCCGCGTGGATCCCTGGGAGAGCGAGCAGGACACGTGGACAGAGACAGTGAAAGTACTAAG GCACCATTATAATGAAGCACTCAGAGCGTTCCAGACCAAGAAGGAGTTCATGAGAGACAGACATCCCACAGAAAGCTCTACGGAGGACTCCCTTTCTTGCCAGCAACCAG TTCTACCAGAATTAAagctgctctgtggggctgaTTTTCTACAGACATTTAAGACACCCAATCTCTGGAAGGAAGAAGACATCAAAGAAATAGTGGAAAAGTTTGGTTTGGTCTGCGTTAGCCGGGCTGGCTCTGATCCATCTCAGTTCATCCAGGAATCAGACCTTTTATCTAAATATCAGCACAATATTTTTCTAGTGAGAGAGTGGATCCAGAATGAAATCAGTGCGACCCAGATCCGCTCTGCGCTGTGCAGAGGGCTGAGTGTGAAATACCTCATCCCAGACTCTGTCATTGCCTACATTGCCCAGCACAACGTCTACACAGCCGAGAGCGAGCGCAGCAACGAgggccagctgctgcagcctctcagGCTGCCTAACACAACAATAAACCTCTGA
- the NMNAT3 gene encoding nicotinamide/nicotinic acid mononucleotide adenylyltransferase 3 isoform X2 produces the protein MGERRELQWTLRRTPGRYQVIEGIMSPVSDNYGKKGLVSARHRVAMAKLALETSDWIRVDPWESEQDTWTETVKVLRHHYNEALRAFQTKKEFMRDRHPTESSTEDSLSCQQPVLPELKLLCGADFLQTFKTPNLWKEEDIKEIVEKFGLVCVSRAGSDPSQFIQESDLLSKYQHNIFLVREWIQNEISATQIRSALCRGLSVKYLIPDSVIAYIAQHNVYTAESERSNEGQLLQPLRLPNTTINL, from the exons gaagATATCAGGTGATTGAAGGCATAATGTCTCCTGTCAGTGATAACTATGGGAAGAAAGGCTTGGTGTCAGCAAGGCACCGGGTGGCGATGGCCAAACTGGCCCTGGAGACGTCGGACTGGATCCGCGTGGATCCCTGGGAGAGCGAGCAGGACACGTGGACAGAGACAGTGAAAGTACTAAG GCACCATTATAATGAAGCACTCAGAGCGTTCCAGACCAAGAAGGAGTTCATGAGAGACAGACATCCCACAGAAAGCTCTACGGAGGACTCCCTTTCTTGCCAGCAACCAG TTCTACCAGAATTAAagctgctctgtggggctgaTTTTCTACAGACATTTAAGACACCCAATCTCTGGAAGGAAGAAGACATCAAAGAAATAGTGGAAAAGTTTGGTTTGGTCTGCGTTAGCCGGGCTGGCTCTGATCCATCTCAGTTCATCCAGGAATCAGACCTTTTATCTAAATATCAGCACAATATTTTTCTAGTGAGAGAGTGGATCCAGAATGAAATCAGTGCGACCCAGATCCGCTCTGCGCTGTGCAGAGGGCTGAGTGTGAAATACCTCATCCCAGACTCTGTCATTGCCTACATTGCCCAGCACAACGTCTACACAGCCGAGAGCGAGCGCAGCAACGAgggccagctgctgcagcctctcagGCTGCCTAACACAACAATAAACCTCTGA
- the RBP1 gene encoding retinol-binding protein 1, with protein sequence MPADFNGYWKMVSNDNFEEYLKALDVNVAVRKIANLLKPDKEILQNGDHMIIKTLSTFRNYIMEFDIGKEFEEDLSGVDDRKCMTTVSWDGDKLLCVQNGEKEGRGWTQWIEGDEMHLEIRVCGVTCKQVFKKVQ encoded by the exons atgcctgCAGACTTCAACGGGTACTGGAAAATGGTCAGCAATGACAATTTTGAGGAGTATCTGAAAGCACTGG atgtaAATGTTGCTGTAAGAAAAATAGCAAACTTGCTAAAGCCTGACAAAGAAATCCTTCAGAACGGGGATCATATGATCATTAAAACGCTAAGCACTTTTAGAAACTACATCATGGAATTTGATATAGGGAAGGAGTTTGAGGAGGATTTATCGGGGGTGGACGATCGCAAGTGCATG ACCACTGTGTCTTGGGATGGAGATAAGCTGCTCTGCGTACAGAATGGAGAGAAGGAAGGCCGTGGTTGGACCCAGTGGATTGAAGGAGATGAAATGCACCTG GAAATAAGAGTGTGTGGAGTCACGTGTAAGCAAGTCTTTAAGAAGGTGCAGTGA